A window from Pseudomonas campi encodes these proteins:
- a CDS encoding phosphonate ABC transporter ATP-binding protein: MTLRLSGARLSHGNGVHALRGVDLHIAAGERVAIIGPSGAGKSSLLNLLASALQPSSGEIQLLGEQPWQLSSRQRQRLRARIGLIHQAPPLPARQRVVTAVLAGKLGQWSLGKSLLNLLHPVDVPGARRELAKLDLADKLFAQCQQLSGGQLQRVGIARALYQAPELLLADEPVSAMDPVLAEHTLNVLCRHAEQHGVTLVASLHAVELALAHFPRIIGLRDGQILFDRPASEVDQAQLDALYANEQLLSPPAPSVTLSLQIPRC; the protein is encoded by the coding sequence ATGACCCTGCGCCTGTCCGGCGCCCGCCTCAGCCACGGCAACGGAGTCCACGCCCTGCGCGGCGTGGACTTGCACATCGCCGCCGGCGAGCGGGTCGCCATCATCGGCCCGTCCGGGGCCGGCAAGTCGAGCCTGCTCAACCTGCTGGCCAGCGCCCTGCAACCGAGCAGCGGCGAGATTCAGCTGCTCGGCGAGCAGCCCTGGCAACTGTCCAGCCGCCAACGCCAACGCCTGCGCGCGCGTATCGGCCTGATCCACCAGGCGCCGCCATTGCCGGCGCGGCAACGGGTGGTTACCGCCGTACTGGCCGGCAAGCTCGGTCAGTGGAGCCTGGGCAAGAGCCTGCTGAATCTGCTGCATCCCGTGGATGTTCCCGGCGCTCGCCGCGAGCTGGCCAAACTGGACCTGGCCGACAAGCTGTTCGCCCAGTGCCAGCAGCTTTCCGGCGGCCAGTTGCAGCGCGTCGGCATCGCCCGCGCGCTGTACCAGGCCCCCGAACTGCTGCTGGCCGACGAGCCGGTGTCGGCCATGGACCCGGTGCTGGCCGAGCACACCTTGAACGTACTGTGCCGGCATGCCGAACAGCACGGCGTGACCCTGGTCGCCAGCCTGCATGCGGTGGAGCTGGCCCTGGCCCACTTCCCGCGGATCATCGGCCTGCGTGACGGACAGATCCTCTTCGACCGCCCTGCCAGCGAAGTCGACCAGGCGCAGCTCGACGCCCTGTATGCCAATGAGCAACTGCTCTCACC
- a CDS encoding putative selenate ABC transporter substrate-binding protein, which produces MLKRTLALAAGFALSLSASLTQAADVLRVSAIPDEAPTELLRKFKPLGAYLEQQLGMKVEFVPVADYPAVVEALATDRLDLAWLGGFTFVQVRLKTGNAIPLVQREQDAQFTSKFITADANVKSLADLKGKTFAFGSVSSTSGSLMPRYFMLQDGIKPETFFSRVGYSGAHDATAAWVQAGKVDGGVLNASVWDKLVAAGKVDTSKVKVFATTPTYYDYNWTVRGSLDPALAAKIKAAFLALDPANPEHKAILDLQAASRFIETKPENYKGIEDAARAADLLK; this is translated from the coding sequence ATGCTCAAGCGTACTTTGGCGCTCGCCGCCGGCTTTGCCCTGTCCCTGTCCGCCAGCCTGACCCAGGCCGCCGACGTGCTGCGCGTCTCCGCCATTCCCGACGAAGCGCCGACCGAACTGCTGCGCAAGTTCAAGCCGTTGGGCGCCTACCTGGAGCAGCAGCTGGGCATGAAAGTCGAATTCGTCCCGGTCGCCGACTACCCGGCCGTGGTCGAAGCCCTGGCCACCGACCGCCTGGACCTGGCCTGGCTCGGCGGTTTCACCTTCGTTCAGGTACGCCTGAAAACCGGCAACGCCATCCCGCTGGTACAGCGCGAGCAGGACGCCCAGTTCACCAGCAAGTTCATCACCGCAGACGCCAACGTGAAATCCCTGGCCGACCTCAAGGGCAAGACCTTCGCCTTCGGTTCGGTGTCCTCCACCTCCGGCAGTCTGATGCCGCGCTACTTCATGCTGCAGGACGGCATCAAGCCGGAAACCTTCTTCAGCCGCGTCGGCTACTCCGGTGCCCATGACGCCACCGCCGCCTGGGTGCAGGCCGGCAAGGTCGACGGTGGCGTGCTCAACGCCAGCGTGTGGGACAAGCTGGTCGCCGCCGGCAAGGTCGACACCAGCAAGGTCAAAGTCTTCGCCACCACCCCGACCTACTACGACTACAACTGGACCGTGCGTGGCAGCCTCGACCCGGCCCTGGCCGCGAAGATCAAGGCCGCCTTCCTCGCCCTCGACCCGGCCAACCCGGAGCACAAGGCGATCCTCGACCTGCAGGCCGCCAGCCGCTTTATCGAGACCAAGCCGGAGAACTACAAAGGCATCGAGGACGCCGCCCGCGCCGCCGACCTGCTGAAATGA
- the selD gene encoding selenide, water dikinase SelD: MSEPIRLTQYSHGAGCGCKISPKVLEVILAGSGAQNLDPKLWVGNASRDDAAVYALDDERGVVSTTDFFMPIVDDPFDFGRIAATNAISDIYAMGGDPLMAIAILGWPVNLLPPEVAREVIRGGRAVCDAAGIPLAGGHSIDAPEPIFGLAVTGVVEKKNMKRNDTATAGCQLYLSKPLGIGILTTAEKKAKLRAEDVGLARDWMCTLNKPGSRFGKLAGVTAMTDVTGFGLLGHLVEMADGANLTAQLDYAAVPRLPGVDYYLAEGCVPGGTLRNFDSYGEKIAPISDAQRDLLCDPQTSGGLLVAVTPEGEAEFLAVAAELGLNLSPIGKLVERQTHAVEVL; the protein is encoded by the coding sequence ATGAGCGAGCCGATCCGCCTGACCCAGTACAGCCATGGAGCCGGTTGCGGCTGCAAGATTTCCCCCAAGGTGCTGGAAGTGATCCTCGCCGGCAGCGGCGCGCAGAACCTCGACCCCAAGCTGTGGGTCGGCAATGCCTCGCGTGACGATGCGGCGGTGTATGCCCTGGACGACGAGCGCGGGGTGGTCTCGACCACTGACTTCTTTATGCCGATCGTCGATGACCCGTTTGATTTCGGCCGTATCGCCGCGACCAACGCCATCAGCGACATCTACGCCATGGGCGGCGACCCGCTGATGGCCATCGCCATCCTCGGCTGGCCGGTCAACCTGCTGCCGCCGGAAGTGGCCCGCGAAGTGATCCGTGGCGGCCGCGCGGTGTGCGATGCGGCCGGTATCCCGCTGGCTGGCGGCCACTCGATCGATGCCCCGGAGCCGATCTTCGGTCTGGCGGTGACCGGCGTGGTCGAGAAGAAAAACATGAAACGCAACGACACCGCCACGGCCGGCTGCCAGCTGTACCTCTCCAAGCCGCTGGGCATCGGCATCCTCACCACCGCCGAGAAGAAGGCCAAGCTGCGCGCCGAAGACGTCGGTCTGGCGCGCGACTGGATGTGCACGCTGAACAAGCCCGGTTCGCGTTTCGGCAAGCTGGCCGGCGTTACTGCGATGACCGACGTCACCGGTTTCGGTCTGCTCGGCCACCTGGTGGAGATGGCCGATGGCGCGAACCTTACCGCGCAGCTCGACTACGCCGCCGTGCCGCGCCTGCCGGGGGTCGACTACTACCTGGCCGAGGGCTGCGTGCCGGGCGGCACCCTGCGCAACTTCGACAGCTACGGCGAGAAGATCGCGCCGATCAGCGACGCCCAGCGCGATCTGCTCTGTGACCCACAAACCAGCGGCGGCCTGCTGGTCGCCGTCACCCCCGAGGGCGAGGCCGAGTTCCTTGCGGTGGCCGCCGAGCTGGGCCTGAATCTTTCGCCCATCGGTAAGCTGGTCGAGCGACAGACCCATGCGGTAGAGGTGCTGTGA
- the mnmH gene encoding tRNA 2-selenouridine(34) synthase MnmH yields the protein MRDNSSDYRDIFLNDLPMMDARAPVEFHKGAFPGVVNLPLMNDIERQKVGTCYKQHGQDAAIALGHQLVGGKIKAERVAAWAAFAKANPEGYLYCFRGGLRSQITQQWLAEAGIDYPRVIGGYKAMRTFLLETTQQAVAECDFVIVGGMTGTGKTEVIAQLGNSLDLEGHANHRGSSFGKRATGQPGQIDFENRLAIDILKQRAAGIEQFVLEDESRLVGSCSLPLELHQGMQAYPLVWLEDSFEGRVERILGDYVIGLCAEFIGVHGEEDGFRLFAERLLQSLGNIQKRLGGERYQRLLAIMQAALAEQQGSGSVDLHRGWIEGLLREYYDPMYAFQRDSKAGRIEFAGEQAAVVAYLRDRALRRKS from the coding sequence ATGCGCGACAACAGCAGCGACTACCGCGACATCTTCCTCAATGACCTGCCGATGATGGACGCCCGCGCCCCGGTGGAATTCCACAAGGGCGCCTTCCCCGGTGTGGTCAACCTGCCGCTGATGAACGACATCGAGCGGCAGAAGGTCGGAACCTGTTACAAGCAGCATGGCCAGGATGCCGCCATTGCCCTCGGCCACCAACTGGTCGGCGGCAAGATCAAGGCCGAGCGGGTCGCAGCCTGGGCGGCGTTTGCCAAGGCCAACCCCGAGGGTTACCTGTACTGCTTCCGTGGCGGCCTACGCTCGCAGATCACCCAGCAGTGGCTGGCGGAGGCGGGCATCGACTATCCGCGGGTGATCGGCGGCTACAAGGCCATGCGTACCTTCCTCCTGGAAACCACCCAGCAGGCGGTGGCCGAGTGCGATTTCGTCATCGTCGGCGGCATGACCGGCACCGGCAAGACCGAGGTGATCGCGCAACTGGGCAACAGCCTGGATCTGGAAGGCCACGCCAACCATCGCGGCTCCAGCTTCGGCAAACGCGCCACTGGCCAGCCGGGGCAGATCGACTTCGAGAACCGCCTGGCCATCGACATTCTCAAGCAGCGCGCCGCCGGCATCGAGCAATTCGTGCTGGAGGATGAGAGCCGCCTGGTCGGCAGCTGCTCGTTACCCTTGGAGCTGCACCAGGGCATGCAGGCGTATCCGCTGGTGTGGCTGGAAGACAGCTTCGAAGGTCGCGTCGAGCGCATCCTCGGCGATTACGTGATCGGTCTGTGCGCCGAGTTCATCGGTGTGCATGGCGAGGAAGACGGCTTCCGCCTGTTTGCCGAGCGCCTGCTGCAGAGCCTGGGCAATATCCAGAAGCGCCTGGGTGGCGAGCGTTACCAGCGCCTGCTGGCGATCATGCAGGCGGCGCTGGCCGAACAACAGGGCAGCGGTAGCGTGGATTTGCATCGCGGCTGGATTGAAGGCCTACTGCGCGAGTACTACGACCCCATGTACGCCTTCCAGCGCGACAGCAAGGCTGGGCGCATTGAATTTGCCGGTGAGCAGGCGGCCGTGGTGGCCTACCTGCGTGACCGTGCCCTACGGAGAAAGTCATGA
- a CDS encoding amino acid aminotransferase → MSHFASVARVPGDPILGLIDAYRADSNPAKLDLGVGVYKDAQGLTPIPRAVKLAEQRLVDSETTKTYIGGHGAPEFGEQLLRLVLGADSALLRDELAGATQAPGGTGALRLAGEFIARNLPGRGIWLSDPTWPIHETLFATCGLKVGHYPYVDASNQLQVEAMLAALAQVPVGDVVLLHACCHNPTGFDLSQADWRRVLEVVKARELLPLIDFAYQGFGAGLDEDAWAVRLFAAELPELLITSSCSKNFGLYRERTGALIVRAADSSQLADVRSQLAAIARNLWSTPPAHGAAVVATILGDSQLHALWAEEVEAMRLRIASLRSGLVAALQPHGLDERFAHIAAQRGMFSYTGLSAAQVQRLREEFSVYMVSSGRASVAGMAEQRLEYLAAAIARVCA, encoded by the coding sequence GTGAGCCACTTCGCCAGCGTCGCCCGGGTGCCCGGCGACCCGATCCTCGGCCTGATCGACGCTTATCGCGCCGATAGCAACCCGGCCAAGCTCGACCTCGGCGTGGGCGTGTACAAGGACGCCCAGGGCCTGACGCCGATCCCGCGCGCGGTGAAGCTGGCCGAGCAGCGGCTGGTGGATAGCGAAACGACCAAGACCTATATCGGCGGCCACGGTGCGCCGGAGTTTGGCGAGCAGCTGCTGCGCCTGGTCCTCGGCGCCGATAGCGCGCTGCTGCGAGACGAGCTGGCCGGCGCCACCCAGGCCCCCGGCGGCACCGGCGCCCTGCGCCTGGCCGGCGAGTTTATCGCGCGCAACCTGCCAGGTCGCGGCATCTGGCTAAGCGACCCGACCTGGCCGATCCACGAAACCCTGTTCGCCACCTGCGGCCTCAAGGTCGGCCACTACCCCTATGTCGACGCCAGCAACCAGCTGCAGGTGGAAGCCATGCTCGCCGCCCTGGCCCAGGTGCCGGTCGGCGACGTGGTGCTGCTGCATGCCTGCTGCCACAACCCGACCGGCTTCGACCTGAGCCAGGCCGACTGGCGCCGCGTGCTGGAAGTGGTCAAGGCGCGCGAACTGCTGCCGCTGATCGACTTTGCCTACCAGGGTTTCGGTGCTGGCCTCGACGAAGATGCCTGGGCCGTGCGCCTGTTCGCCGCCGAGCTGCCGGAACTGCTGATCACCAGCTCCTGCTCGAAGAACTTCGGTCTGTACCGCGAACGCACCGGCGCGCTGATCGTGCGTGCCGCCGACAGCAGCCAACTGGCCGATGTGCGCAGCCAACTGGCTGCCATCGCGCGCAACCTGTGGTCCACCCCGCCGGCCCATGGCGCCGCCGTGGTCGCCACTATCCTTGGCGACAGCCAACTGCATGCTCTGTGGGCCGAGGAAGTAGAAGCCATGCGCCTGCGCATCGCCAGCCTACGCAGTGGCCTGGTCGCAGCGTTGCAACCGCATGGTCTGGATGAACGCTTCGCGCACATCGCCGCGCAGCGCGGCATGTTCTCCTACACCGGCCTGAGCGCGGCGCAGGTACAGCGCCTGCGTGAGGAATTCAGCGTGTATATGGTCAGCAGCGGCCGCGCCAGCGTGGCGGGGATGGCGGAACAGCGCCTGGAATACCTGGCCGCGGCGATTGCCAGAGTCTGCGCCTGA
- a CDS encoding 4a-hydroxytetrahydrobiopterin dehydratase encodes MTTLAQAQCEACRADAPKVSDDELAELIREIPDWNIEVRDGHMELERQFLFKNFRHALAFTNAVGAIAEEVGHHPGLLTEWGKVTVTWWSHEMKGLHRNDFIMAARTDLLASTAEGRK; translated from the coding sequence ATGACCACCCTTGCCCAAGCCCAATGCGAAGCCTGCCGCGCCGATGCGCCGAAAGTCAGCGATGACGAGCTGGCCGAACTGATCCGCGAAATCCCGGACTGGAACATCGAAGTACGCGACGGCCACATGGAGCTGGAGCGCCAGTTCCTGTTCAAGAACTTCCGCCATGCCCTGGCCTTCACCAATGCGGTGGGCGCCATCGCCGAGGAAGTCGGCCACCATCCAGGCCTGCTCACCGAATGGGGCAAAGTCACCGTCACCTGGTGGAGCCACGAGATGAAAGGCCTGCACCGCAACGACTTCATCATGGCCGCACGTACCGATCTGCTCGCCAGCACTGCCGAGGGCCGCAAGTGA
- the phhA gene encoding phenylalanine 4-monooxygenase, whose amino-acid sequence MKTTQYVARQPDEHGFIHYSDTEHQVWNTLITRQMKVLEGRACQEYFDGIDQLGLPTERIPQLGEINQVLGATTGWRVAQVPALIPFQTFFELLASKQFPVATFIRTPEELDYLQEPDIFHEIFGHCPLLTNPWFAEFTHTYGKLGLAASKEQRVYLARLYWMTIEFGLVDTPQGRRIYGGGILSSPKETVYSLSEAPEHQAFDPLECMRTPYRIDILQPLYFVLPQLKSLFELAHEDIMGMVQHAMTLGLHTPKFPPKAA is encoded by the coding sequence ATGAAAACCACGCAGTACGTGGCCCGGCAACCGGACGAACACGGCTTCATCCACTATTCGGACACCGAGCATCAGGTGTGGAACACCCTGATCACCCGGCAGATGAAAGTGCTCGAAGGGCGTGCCTGCCAGGAGTACTTCGATGGCATCGACCAGCTCGGCCTGCCCACCGAGCGCATCCCTCAGCTCGGCGAAATCAACCAGGTGCTGGGTGCCACCACCGGCTGGCGCGTGGCCCAGGTGCCGGCGCTGATTCCGTTCCAGACCTTCTTCGAGCTGCTGGCCAGCAAGCAATTCCCGGTGGCGACTTTTATCCGCACGCCCGAAGAGCTGGATTACCTGCAGGAGCCGGACATCTTCCACGAGATCTTCGGCCACTGCCCGCTGCTGACCAATCCCTGGTTCGCCGAGTTCACCCACACCTACGGCAAACTCGGCCTGGCCGCCAGCAAGGAACAGCGTGTGTACCTGGCGCGGCTGTACTGGATGACCATCGAGTTCGGCCTGGTCGACACCCCGCAGGGCCGGCGCATCTACGGCGGCGGCATCCTCTCCTCGCCCAAGGAAACGGTCTACAGCCTGTCCGAGGCGCCCGAGCACCAGGCTTTCGACCCGCTGGAATGCATGCGCACGCCGTATCGCATCGACATCCTGCAACCGCTGTATTTCGTCCTGCCGCAGCTCAAGAGTCTGTTCGAGCTGGCCCACGAGGACATCATGGGCATGGTCCAACACGCCATGACCCTGGGCCTGCACACGCCGAAGTTTCCGCCGAAGGCCGCGTAG
- a CDS encoding PAS domain S-box protein: MSLDRLSKWLAAGMLIIGTACLGSVWYADQYYQHSLRMAEQRFEVTTLSSLLLAENRRMTQFARLYVESGDELYREHYFQLHADRKFTKALKELQAHTLLPMEQRLLRQAVELNEIQMEAEQQAMAERHTSGTSLQLERSTYVHSELEVGALLEEFSASISARHNRLVNESVKQAGEAQALAALMLGLTMAYVVLAMLLFVRRSLIKPLRLLTEQTLRLQAGEAISSISGCQARNELGALARALNAYRQVNQQVLNQQWAKDRLGELAQELPSSPSLEAFIACLIERLSQWLPGTSAAFSEGEPSVTDAEHCLHYHLPLLHDGQQRGIVDLRLAQRPNAQQLELLNALHEPVCAWWGLLLQREHKKELLHQARHQAEQLEQQQQALAATESWFRGIVEAAPDGMLVFDEQGRIILANLECERIFGYPSAGLLGLHFKELVPSGQREALASIMQNFYADPATISVGEGRALRFDGSEFPIEVRLSDLPSLSGDSLSLCAVIRDLSLRKQHERHLQLAHEQQRAMLMAAPYGIAFIRDGLIVEANSSLHEVFGYAEGELLQQPPTIWASAAMAKEDMNEIRRQLHDGETFRREIKVQHKDGSRFWASLSARAVSPGDLSQGSIWVVEDISLQQAAATEMREARELAETAARVKAEFLANMSHEIRTPMNAIIGMTHLVLTTALDERQRDYLSKVQNSSRHLLGVLDDILDFSKIEAGKLELDTQDFSLEQLLHEVTDQLQSRILGKGLALDLQVLPQVPDQLHGDPLRLRQILLNYLSNAVKFTERGQIGIAVALRGTDARGLCLEFQVSDTGIGLTEQQCGQLFTSFQQADASTTRRYGGTGLGLAIAKQLASLMGGDVAVRSVPGQGSTFSFTAHLQPAHAPLRSESLASSPLTQEPLLGGRVLLVEDNQLNQQVAAELLRAMGCQVDIAGNGREALDRLALHHYELVFMDMQMPVLDGLAATRELRLRPELAELPVVAMTANAMRKDREACLAAGMNDFISKPFEPQTLHAVVQRWLGQRWSRPQIVADRAQTLQLSGVDVAAGLRRVLGNEALYRQLLGQFLTGQASLLEQLQSAIEQGDAATAEHLAHGCKGVSATLGANALAKAAGALEQHLRHGAGAASETLLVALAAQLNPLLDQLRQLPASEQEVATAVDEQQLQQACERLSDLLTDNDAEAQTCFASHAPLLRAAFPAQVVRLAAALDDFDFDKALACLDEAVDSRLSRVA, translated from the coding sequence ATGAGCCTCGACAGACTCAGTAAATGGCTGGCCGCCGGCATGCTGATCATTGGCACCGCCTGCCTGGGTAGCGTCTGGTATGCCGACCAGTACTACCAGCACAGCCTGCGGATGGCCGAGCAGCGCTTCGAAGTGACCACCCTAAGTTCACTGCTGCTGGCGGAGAACCGGCGGATGACTCAGTTTGCTCGCCTCTATGTGGAGTCGGGAGATGAGCTCTATCGCGAACACTATTTCCAGCTGCACGCGGACCGAAAGTTCACCAAGGCCCTCAAGGAACTGCAGGCCCACACGTTGCTGCCGATGGAGCAGCGTCTGCTGCGACAAGCCGTCGAGCTCAACGAAATCCAGATGGAAGCCGAGCAGCAGGCGATGGCGGAGCGTCACACCAGTGGCACCAGCCTGCAGTTGGAGCGGAGCACCTACGTGCACAGCGAGCTTGAAGTCGGCGCGCTGCTGGAAGAGTTCAGTGCCAGCATTTCTGCCCGCCATAACCGGCTGGTGAACGAGTCGGTCAAGCAGGCCGGAGAGGCCCAGGCCCTCGCCGCACTGATGCTGGGGCTGACCATGGCCTATGTGGTGCTGGCGATGTTGCTGTTCGTGCGGCGCAGTCTGATCAAACCCTTGCGCTTGTTGACCGAGCAGACGCTGCGCTTGCAGGCGGGTGAAGCGATCAGCAGCATCAGTGGCTGCCAGGCGCGCAACGAGCTGGGTGCCCTGGCCCGCGCCCTGAACGCCTACCGGCAGGTCAACCAGCAGGTGCTGAACCAGCAATGGGCCAAGGACCGTCTCGGCGAGCTGGCTCAGGAACTGCCCTCTAGCCCCAGCCTGGAGGCCTTCATCGCCTGCCTGATCGAGCGCCTGAGCCAGTGGCTGCCGGGCACCAGCGCCGCTTTCAGCGAGGGCGAGCCGAGTGTGACGGACGCTGAGCACTGCCTGCACTATCACCTGCCGCTGCTGCACGACGGCCAGCAGCGCGGCATCGTCGATCTGCGCCTGGCCCAGCGGCCGAACGCCCAGCAGCTGGAGCTGCTGAACGCCCTGCACGAGCCGGTCTGCGCCTGGTGGGGCTTGCTGCTGCAGCGTGAACACAAGAAAGAGCTGCTGCATCAGGCACGCCATCAGGCCGAGCAGTTGGAGCAGCAGCAACAGGCCCTGGCGGCCACGGAAAGCTGGTTCCGCGGCATAGTCGAGGCGGCGCCTGATGGCATGCTGGTGTTCGATGAGCAGGGGCGGATCATCCTGGCCAACCTCGAGTGCGAGCGGATTTTCGGCTATCCCAGCGCGGGCTTGCTGGGGCTGCACTTCAAGGAGTTGGTGCCGAGCGGCCAGCGTGAAGCGCTGGCCAGCATCATGCAGAACTTCTACGCCGACCCCGCCACGATCAGCGTGGGCGAGGGCAGGGCGTTGCGCTTCGATGGCAGCGAGTTCCCGATCGAGGTACGCCTCTCGGACCTGCCTTCGCTGAGTGGCGATAGCCTGTCCCTGTGCGCGGTGATCCGCGACCTGAGCCTGCGCAAGCAGCATGAGCGGCACCTGCAACTGGCCCACGAGCAGCAGCGGGCGATGCTGATGGCGGCGCCCTATGGCATCGCCTTCATTCGCGACGGCCTGATCGTGGAGGCCAACTCCAGCCTGCACGAGGTATTCGGTTATGCCGAAGGCGAGCTGCTGCAGCAACCGCCCACCATCTGGGCCAGCGCGGCCATGGCCAAAGAGGACATGAACGAAATTCGCCGGCAGCTGCATGACGGCGAGACTTTCCGCCGCGAGATAAAGGTGCAACACAAGGATGGCAGCCGCTTCTGGGCTTCCCTCAGTGCACGAGCGGTGAGCCCCGGCGACCTTTCCCAGGGCTCGATCTGGGTGGTCGAGGACATCTCGCTGCAGCAGGCTGCAGCCACCGAGATGCGCGAGGCGCGCGAGCTGGCCGAGACGGCGGCCAGGGTCAAGGCCGAGTTCCTGGCCAACATGAGCCACGAGATCCGCACGCCGATGAACGCCATCATCGGCATGACCCACCTGGTCCTGACGACCGCGCTGGACGAGCGCCAGCGCGACTACCTGAGCAAGGTGCAGAACTCCAGCCGGCACTTGCTGGGCGTGCTCGACGACATCCTCGACTTCTCCAAGATCGAGGCCGGCAAGCTCGAGCTGGACACCCAGGACTTCAGCCTCGAACAGCTGCTCCACGAGGTGACCGACCAGCTGCAGTCGCGCATCCTCGGCAAGGGCCTGGCGCTGGACCTGCAGGTGCTGCCGCAGGTACCGGACCAGCTGCATGGCGACCCGCTGCGCCTGCGCCAGATCCTGCTCAACTACCTGAGCAACGCGGTGAAGTTCACCGAGCGCGGACAGATCGGGATCGCCGTGGCCCTGCGTGGCACCGATGCACGTGGCCTGTGCCTGGAGTTCCAGGTCAGCGATACCGGCATTGGCCTTACCGAGCAGCAGTGCGGGCAGCTGTTCACCAGCTTCCAGCAGGCCGATGCCTCGACCACCCGCCGTTATGGCGGTACCGGCCTGGGCCTGGCTATTGCCAAGCAGCTGGCGTCGCTCATGGGCGGGGACGTGGCGGTGCGCAGCGTGCCTGGCCAGGGCAGTACCTTCAGCTTCACCGCTCACTTGCAGCCGGCACATGCGCCGCTGCGTAGCGAGAGTCTGGCCAGCAGTCCGCTGACCCAGGAGCCTTTGCTGGGCGGCCGCGTGCTGCTGGTGGAGGACAACCAGCTGAACCAGCAGGTGGCGGCCGAGCTGCTGCGCGCCATGGGTTGTCAGGTGGATATTGCCGGCAATGGCCGCGAGGCCCTGGATCGGCTGGCGCTGCACCACTATGAGCTGGTGTTCATGGACATGCAGATGCCGGTGCTCGACGGCCTGGCCGCGACCCGTGAGCTGCGACTGCGCCCCGAGCTTGCCGAGTTGCCAGTGGTGGCAATGACTGCCAACGCCATGCGCAAGGACCGCGAGGCCTGCCTGGCTGCCGGGATGAACGACTTCATCAGCAAACCCTTCGAGCCGCAGACCTTGCACGCGGTGGTCCAGCGTTGGCTGGGCCAGCGTTGGAGCCGACCGCAGATTGTCGCGGATCGGGCGCAGACGCTGCAGTTGAGCGGGGTGGACGTGGCGGCCGGCTTGCGTCGAGTACTGGGCAACGAGGCCCTGTACCGGCAGCTGCTAGGCCAGTTCCTGACCGGGCAGGCCTCGCTGCTCGAGCAGTTGCAGAGCGCCATAGAGCAGGGCGACGCGGCTACTGCAGAGCACCTGGCGCATGGCTGCAAAGGTGTTTCCGCCACGCTTGGCGCGAATGCCCTGGCCAAGGCCGCCGGTGCGCTGGAGCAACACCTGCGCCACGGCGCGGGCGCCGCTAGCGAGACGCTGCTGGTCGCGCTGGCGGCGCAGCTGAATCCCTTGCTCGACCAGCTGCGCCAGTTGCCGGCCAGTGAGCAGGAGGTTGCCACCGCGGTGGATGAACAGCAGCTGCAGCAGGCGTGCGAACGGCTGTCCGACCTGCTGACGGACAACGATGCCGAGGCGCAGACCTGTTTCGCCAGCCACGCGCCGTTGCTGCGTGCGGCGTTTCCTGCGCAGGTCGTGCGACTGGCGGCGGCACTCGATGATTTCGACTTCGACAAGGCGCTGGCCTGTCTGGACGAGGCCGTCGATAGCCGGCTGAGCCGCGTCGCCTGA